The window TGCGCGCCGTGACATCCGTCTCGCCCTTGCGCAGTTGTCCATCCTGGCGCGTCAGGTCCTTGCCGCCCCCGGGCAGCACGGTGTTGGCGTCACCGCTGCCGGAACCGCCAGCCATGGCCACCTTCAGCGGCGTCTTGAAGTATTCGGCGATGCCGTTCAAGTCACCCTTGGCGGTAGAGCCCAGCAGCCACATCAGCAGGAAGAACGCCATCATCGCCGTGACGAAGTCGGCGTACGCAATCTTCCAGGCGCCGCCATGATGGCCACCGCCGCCCTTCTTGATGCGCTTAACGATTATGGGACGTAGCCCTTCGTCGGCCATGCCTTACTCCTGCTTCAATGCTGTAGATGTGTATCGGTCTGCGGCCTGTGGACGCATTACTTGCCCCTGGCTTGCTTGACGTGTTCTTCCAGCTCCAGGAAGGTCGGACGCTCGGTCGAGAACAGGACCTTGCGGCCGAATTCGATCGACAGCGCCGGCGCATAGCCATTGAGGCTGGCCAGCAGGGTCACCTTGACGCACTGGTAGATCTTGGTCGATTCATGCAGCTTCTGCTCCAGGAGGCTGGAGAGCGGACCGACGAAACCATAGGCCAGCAGAATACCGAGGAAGGTACCCACCAGCGCGTGCGCGATCAGCATGCCCAGCTCGGAGGGTGGGATACCCACCGACTCCATGGTGTGGACCACGCCCATGACCGCCGCCACGATACCGAAGGCCGGCATGCCGTCGCCCAGCTTGGCGATGCAGTGGACCGGGATCTCACCCTCGTGGTGGTGGGTCTCGATTTCATTGTCCATCAGGTTTTCGATCTGGAAGGCATCCATGTTGCCCGACACCATCAGACGCAGGTAATCGGTCATGAATTCGATCAGGTGATGGTCAGCCAGCACGCCCGGGTACTTGCTGAAGATGGGGCTGCTCTCAGGTTCTTCGATATCGCCTTCGATCGACATCAAGCCTTCCTTGCGGGACTTGGTGAGGATCTCGAAGAGCAGCGCCATGAGCTCCATGTAGAGCGCCTTGGTGTAGGCGGAGCCCTTGAACACAGTCGGCAGGGCCTTCAGCGTGGCCTTGATCGCCTTGCCGTTGTTGCCGACCAGAAAAGCGCCCCCCGCGGCGCCGCCGATCATGAGCAGTTCGATTGGCTGGAACAGCGCCCCCAGGTGCCCACCCGCCATGGCAAAGCCGCCGAAGACGGACGCCATGACCACGATATATCCAATGATGACTAACAAGTGCCTACTCCCGTCCCTGTGGCGTTGAGTGTATTTTCACGTTCATCAGATTACAGGTATTCCAATCAAGCAAATGAGGGAATACATATCCGAAAAACGCTCTTCCTTTTTGATTTACGGTCAAAGATGGGCAAACTTAAGACGTTACGTCTCGCAGCCCCTCCCCCGGCCATCGGAACATCCGGAACATCCGCTACATCCGCCAGCCATGCAACACCGGCCCGCCCCCTTCTGGCTGGATCACCACGTCCGGCGTGGCACCAGGAATATGGAATTCATAGCTTAGCAACAGGGAACCGGGCCGCATCTCGGCGCGCGCCTTGCGCCACAGCGCCACCATCGCGGCGGGCGAGAGGTAGGCAAAAATCACGTCGTAGTCAGCAAAATCAAGTAACAGATAATCACCCCGCACGAAACGGCAGCGATGCCGCCCCAGTGCGGCGCGCAGGCGGCTGACCAGCCAGGGCAAGGGGGCGATCTCGATGCCGATGAATTCGCTCTCGGGGCGCCGGCGGGCCAGGTCCAGCACCGCGCCGCCCAGGCCGCTGCCGATATCCAGGAAGCGGATCGCCCGGTCCGCCGGCAGCAAGCCCGCTACCGCATCCCAGGCCGCCTGCCCCGAGGGATAGAACGGCACCTGGCTGCGGAAGGTGGACCAGAACAGCAGCAGCATGAACAGGAATACCGCCAGGAACAACCACGAGGGCAAATGCAGCCGCCCCACCCCCAGCGCCGCCAGCGGAAACACCAGCAGGATCACCCACCACCAGACCGCCATGCGGCGCAGGCGCGCGGCCAACGCGGCCAGTACGCCATGCAGCAGGGAAATCTCGATGGAGGAAAAAGCCGACAGGCCCATGCGCTGGCACAGCACATCGATCAGGTTGGCCCCGATCAGGCCCAGCACAAACAGCAACAGCGCCTGAATGGCCGGCGCCTGCCGCAGCGGACGGCGGCGTGCGCCGACGTGGTTCTGGTGTTCGGACATCAGTTCAAACGGCCCCTATTGCGGATGCGACCTGCCGGGGCCGTTGCAATGCGCAGCTCCCTCAGGCGACCGCAGCCAGCGGCACGGCCACGGGAGCAGCCAGCGGCCGTGCCGCTTCGGCCAAGCCCAGCACCACAGCGTCCTTGGCCTTCTTGGTCTTGCCAGCGCGCGAAGGCATGTGGCACAGACCGCACAGGTAATCCTGGTGCAGGTCCAGACGATGCACGACAAAGTGGCCATTGCACTTGCAGCAGGGCGTGGTCATGAGCATCTTGCTTTCGAAGAAGCGCACCAGCGTCCATGCACGGGTCAGCGAGAGCACCGGCTCACCGGCGTCGTTCTGGCCGACCTGTTCCAGATAGAGCTTGTAGGCCTTCATCACGGCTTCGATGCCACTGATGCGC is drawn from Herbaspirillum seropedicae and contains these coding sequences:
- the motA gene encoding flagellar motor stator protein MotA, translating into MLVIIGYIVVMASVFGGFAMAGGHLGALFQPIELLMIGGAAGGAFLVGNNGKAIKATLKALPTVFKGSAYTKALYMELMALLFEILTKSRKEGLMSIEGDIEEPESSPIFSKYPGVLADHHLIEFMTDYLRLMVSGNMDAFQIENLMDNEIETHHHEGEIPVHCIAKLGDGMPAFGIVAAVMGVVHTMESVGIPPSELGMLIAHALVGTFLGILLAYGFVGPLSSLLEQKLHESTKIYQCVKVTLLASLNGYAPALSIEFGRKVLFSTERPTFLELEEHVKQARGK
- a CDS encoding class I SAM-dependent methyltransferase gives rise to the protein MSEHQNHVGARRRPLRQAPAIQALLLFVLGLIGANLIDVLCQRMGLSAFSSIEISLLHGVLAALAARLRRMAVWWWVILLVFPLAALGVGRLHLPSWLFLAVFLFMLLLFWSTFRSQVPFYPSGQAAWDAVAGLLPADRAIRFLDIGSGLGGAVLDLARRRPESEFIGIEIAPLPWLVSRLRAALGRHRCRFVRGDYLLLDFADYDVIFAYLSPAAMVALWRKARAEMRPGSLLLSYEFHIPGATPDVVIQPEGGGPVLHGWRM
- the flhC gene encoding flagellar transcriptional regulator FlhC; the encoded protein is MAKKSVVTEAQEIQLAIELINLGARLQLLESETSLSRERLLKLYKELKGVSPPKGMLPFSTDWFITWQPNIHSSLFINIHRYLVEHARISGIEAVMKAYKLYLEQVGQNDAGEPVLSLTRAWTLVRFFESKMLMTTPCCKCNGHFVVHRLDLHQDYLCGLCHMPSRAGKTKKAKDAVVLGLAEAARPLAAPVAVPLAAVA